DNA sequence from the Alphaproteobacteria bacterium genome:
CTGGGCGTTGATCTCGGCGTGCGCGGAACTCCGATGTTCCTGATCGGCGAAGAAACCCGTCCGGGCGCTTTGCCGCTTGAAGACCTCAAAAAAATGGTGGCCGATATCCGCGCCAGCCAGGCCAAGAAATAATACGCTCGCTTCGTTCGGGTTAGAATTATGAGCAAAAAGCAGCGCGGCGCCGTTTCGGTACTTGTACTGAACGGCCCCAATCTCAACCTGCTCGGCCAGCGCGAACCGGAGATATACGGCACCGCGACGCTTGCCGATATTGCCGTGCTTTGCGCGAAGACCGCCAAGGAGCTGGGCGCAAGCGCCGACTTCCGCCAGAGCAATCACGAAGGCGAACTGATCGACTGGATTCAGGGTGCGGCGAAAAAGCACCAAGCCGTTGTCATCAACGCCGCCGGCTACAGCCATACGTCGATCGCGCTCATGGACGCGCTGGGCTCATGCGGGCTGCCGGTTATCGAGGTTCACCTCAGCAACATATATCGCCGCGAAGAATTCCGGCACTCGAGTTATATTTCACGGGCGGCGCGCGGAGTTATTTGCGGTTTAGGCGCGGAAGGCTATAGTC
Encoded proteins:
- the aroQ gene encoding type II 3-dehydroquinate dehydratase; the encoded protein is MSKKQRGAVSVLVLNGPNLNLLGQREPEIYGTATLADIAVLCAKTAKELGASADFRQSNHEGELIDWIQGAAKKHQAVVINAAGYSHTSIALMDALGSCGLPVIEVHLSNIYRREEFRHSSYISRAARGVICGLGAEGYSLAIRAAVHCLKNGT